AACGAGGTCAGGTAACCATTCCCAAAAAGTTGCGGGACCGTTACGGACTCAACGCAGAGGTAGAAATCGACTTTGTACCTGATGAAGACGGCATCCGGATTATAAAACGCGCTGCCGCTTCCCACCCGATCCGAGAGGTCTTTGGAATCCTTAATCGCCCTTCTGAGGTCGATACCTATATCGAGGAGATCAGGGGCAGGTGATCACCGCTGTCGATACCAATATTTTGCTCGATGTCTTTCTGCCTGATCCTCAGTGGGGAGAGCACTCCCTGCGAGCACTCGAGGTAGCGTATAACCAAGGAGCCCTGGTTATGTGCACCATTGTGTACGCCGAGCTCGTTCCCCAATTTGAAGAGAGATCCTCTTTGGATGCCGCATTGCAGAAGATCAATTGTACTATCGAAACTCTTGACCGCGATGTCGCATTCCTCGCTGGACAGCGGTGGGGTCTGTACCGCAAACAAGGTGGCAAGCGGGAGCGAATTATCACTGATTTTCTCATCGGGGCTCATGCCCTCCTGCGGGCAGAACGGTTTCTAACCAGAGATCGGGGGTTTTACCGGCAATGGTTTCAGGA
This genomic interval from Deltaproteobacteria bacterium contains the following:
- a CDS encoding AbrB/MazE/SpoVT family DNA-binding domain-containing protein, yielding MKVSERGQVTIPKKLRDRYGLNAEVEIDFVPDEDGIRIIKRAAASHPIREVFGILNRPSEVDTYIEEIRGR
- a CDS encoding type II toxin-antitoxin system VapC family toxin translates to MITAVDTNILLDVFLPDPQWGEHSLRALEVAYNQGALVMCTIVYAELVPQFEERSSLDAALQKINCTIETLDRDVAFLAGQRWGLYRKQGGKRERIITDFLIGAHALLRAERFLTRDRGFYRQWFQDLVLLETR